A DNA window from Moorella thermoacetica contains the following coding sequences:
- a CDS encoding anaerobic ribonucleoside-triphosphate reductase activating protein, translated as MIPIVIRGIQLTSLVDFPGEVCTTVFLGGCNFRCPWCHNADLVLRPSVLPEISPAEVLNLLIRRRSWVQAVCITGGEPTLAPGLEEFVRTLKSRGFKVKLDTNGSQPDVIARLLAGDLLDYVAMDVKAPPEKYDLLTGTGADLEAIKESIALIKNSRVAYEFRTTVVPGLLEEEDLLAIGQMLAGARHYVLQQFRPAGTLLNPGLRELLPYPETTLDHIAARLQPFLAEVEVKS; from the coding sequence GTGATCCCTATCGTCATTAGAGGTATCCAGTTAACGAGCCTGGTGGACTTCCCCGGCGAGGTTTGCACTACCGTCTTTTTGGGCGGGTGTAATTTCCGCTGCCCCTGGTGCCACAACGCCGACCTGGTGCTGCGCCCTTCGGTTTTGCCGGAAATCAGCCCGGCGGAGGTTTTAAACCTGTTGATTCGGCGCCGCTCCTGGGTGCAGGCCGTTTGTATAACCGGGGGTGAGCCAACCCTGGCGCCGGGCCTGGAGGAATTTGTCCGCACCCTGAAATCCCGCGGTTTTAAAGTCAAACTGGATACCAACGGTTCGCAGCCTGATGTTATAGCCAGGCTGCTGGCCGGTGACCTCCTGGACTACGTGGCCATGGACGTGAAAGCGCCGCCGGAGAAGTATGACCTCTTAACCGGCACCGGGGCGGATCTGGAGGCTATCAAGGAAAGCATTGCCCTCATTAAAAACAGCAGGGTGGCTTACGAATTTCGTACCACGGTAGTTCCCGGCCTGTTAGAGGAGGAAGATCTCCTGGCTATAGGGCAAATGCTGGCTGGAGCCCGGCATTATGTTTTGCAACAATTCCGGCCCGCCGGAACCCTCCTGAACCCCGGCTTGCGGGAACTCCTTCCTTACCCGGAGACAACTTTAGACCACATTGCGGCCAGATTACAGCCTTTTTTGGCTGAGGTAGAAGTTAAGAGTTGA
- a CDS encoding FAD-dependent oxidoreductase, protein MKKDALPVAVLGAGIAGVQAALDLSRLGYQVILLERSSRPGGKLTALPKTFPTNDCSACVLSPPDSFFCIRSPHFIKQGSDNITLLTGVEVKKLTRNPGNFSLHFYREGREEELNAAALILCPGYEEYLPANLDARYGYGRYPGVLTGLELEQRLGAEGYLCRPGDNGPLQQVAFIQCAGSRDPAGGVAYCSAVCCMYALKEALMLYEGVAARKLPLPEITLFYMDLRTYGRAYESYLAKARQEYGLKLVRSRIHSIIQLPGNPRLTIRYAPEEGPARVAEFDLAVLATGLRPPDGARDLAAALGIELDTHGFCQTSPLAPVSTPQPGIFVAGAFSGPCDVIDAVTQGSAAATACAAWLKENGAGPVKSPLLPPSSGAVDPSPRTGVFICGCDRLAANLDLKGLEEYCRSLPGVDTVRELSLCDPQAGEEFLRAINENGLGRVVVAACSARALEPVLKARLDQAGLPGVGLKIVNILDHAARIYSGRVEMATRKAGDLVRMAIAGIKATAPYMNDAITVAPATLVIGGGAAGMTAALHLGDLGYEVHLVEKESQLGGNLLRMQRTLRGADVQAWLAGQIRRLMQHPRIHVHLDARILDTSGKPGSFQTEIEIAGERRESITHGVTILATGAGEKKTQQYLYGQHPAVVTALELEDLLKTRSPRPAGAQRVVFIQCVESRDAGHPYCSRTCCSETLKNALELKKINPAAAIYVLNRDIMAYGLQEQWYEAARSRGVVFLHYQPGEPPRVTPLAAGTGPEDKLLVRAYDAILEEEVTIEADLLVLATGMEPPAENRRLVALFRVPLDERGFFATSHPKLKPVETPVPGIYTCGLAAGPGNLEEALASAQAAAGKAAADLARERYELHRQVARVEGACAACLTCVRVCPHGAPAIKDHRSHIDPLLCQGCGACVAACPARAITLTGYSPTEIEAELQALSPEAGKVQSTVIFTCSYCAYANSENVGSTSCPDDVSILQVPCLSRVGTLEVLRAIEAGARQIVLTGCVAGQCHFRPARAFGSQGPGPDPMLCQEQAWRRARKILGELGFDEDTVKVLRLPPPTPGRGQPLI, encoded by the coding sequence ATGAAAAAGGATGCGCTACCCGTAGCCGTCCTGGGAGCCGGCATCGCCGGGGTCCAGGCGGCCCTGGACCTGTCCCGTCTCGGCTACCAGGTCATTCTATTAGAACGCTCTTCCCGGCCAGGCGGTAAACTTACCGCCCTGCCAAAGACTTTTCCTACCAACGACTGCAGCGCCTGCGTCTTGTCCCCTCCGGACAGCTTCTTCTGTATCCGTTCCCCCCACTTTATCAAGCAAGGGAGCGATAATATTACCCTCCTCACCGGTGTTGAAGTAAAAAAATTGACCCGTAACCCCGGCAACTTTAGCTTGCATTTTTACCGGGAAGGCCGGGAGGAGGAATTAAACGCGGCGGCTCTTATCCTCTGCCCCGGTTACGAGGAGTATCTTCCCGCCAACCTGGATGCCCGCTACGGTTACGGGCGTTATCCAGGGGTTTTGACCGGCCTGGAGTTAGAACAGCGCCTGGGGGCTGAGGGGTACCTGTGCCGCCCCGGGGATAATGGTCCGCTGCAACAGGTGGCCTTCATCCAGTGCGCCGGTTCCCGCGACCCTGCCGGGGGAGTGGCCTACTGTTCGGCCGTCTGCTGTATGTATGCCCTTAAAGAAGCCTTGATGCTTTACGAGGGAGTCGCGGCGCGTAAATTACCCTTACCGGAAATAACCCTCTTTTACATGGACCTGCGCACTTACGGCCGGGCATATGAAAGCTATCTGGCAAAAGCCCGGCAAGAATATGGTCTTAAGCTGGTGCGCTCGCGCATTCATAGCATAATCCAGTTGCCCGGCAACCCGAGGCTCACTATCCGTTACGCCCCGGAAGAGGGCCCGGCCCGGGTAGCAGAGTTCGACCTGGCGGTCCTGGCCACCGGCCTGCGGCCGCCGGATGGGGCCAGGGACCTGGCTGCCGCCCTGGGGATAGAACTCGATACCCATGGCTTCTGCCAGACCTCCCCCCTTGCCCCCGTCTCCACCCCACAACCGGGTATATTTGTCGCCGGCGCCTTCAGCGGCCCCTGTGATGTCATCGATGCCGTCACCCAGGGTTCGGCCGCAGCTACGGCCTGTGCCGCCTGGCTAAAAGAAAACGGCGCCGGTCCCGTTAAATCGCCGCTATTGCCACCCTCCTCCGGTGCTGTCGACCCTTCTCCCCGGACAGGGGTGTTTATCTGCGGGTGCGACCGTTTGGCTGCCAACCTGGATTTAAAAGGGCTGGAGGAATACTGCCGTTCCCTGCCCGGAGTCGATACGGTACGAGAATTATCCCTTTGCGATCCCCAGGCGGGCGAGGAGTTCCTTCGGGCTATAAACGAAAACGGCCTGGGCCGGGTTGTAGTAGCGGCCTGTAGCGCCCGCGCCCTGGAACCGGTACTTAAGGCCCGGCTCGACCAGGCAGGTTTGCCGGGTGTGGGTCTAAAAATAGTTAACATTCTTGATCATGCAGCCCGGATCTATAGCGGCCGGGTGGAAATGGCTACCCGCAAGGCCGGGGACCTGGTGCGGATGGCTATAGCCGGGATAAAGGCGACGGCACCTTATATGAATGATGCTATCACGGTTGCGCCCGCAACCTTGGTAATCGGCGGCGGGGCGGCCGGCATGACTGCCGCCCTTCACCTGGGGGATCTGGGTTATGAGGTGCACCTGGTAGAAAAAGAATCGCAGTTAGGTGGTAATCTCCTCCGTATGCAGCGGACCTTGAGGGGGGCCGATGTGCAAGCCTGGCTGGCGGGACAGATCCGGCGCCTCATGCAACATCCCCGCATCCATGTCCATCTGGACGCTAGAATCCTGGATACTAGCGGTAAGCCGGGTAGTTTCCAGACGGAAATCGAGATTGCCGGGGAAAGGAGGGAAAGCATCACCCACGGTGTTACCATCCTGGCGACCGGCGCCGGGGAAAAGAAGACGCAGCAGTATCTCTACGGCCAGCACCCGGCGGTCGTAACCGCCCTGGAACTGGAAGACCTCCTTAAAACCCGGAGCCCCAGGCCGGCCGGCGCCCAAAGGGTGGTATTCATCCAGTGCGTAGAATCCCGCGATGCCGGCCATCCCTATTGCAGCCGCACCTGCTGCAGCGAAACCTTAAAAAACGCTTTAGAACTCAAGAAGATCAACCCGGCGGCCGCAATCTACGTCCTCAACCGGGATATCATGGCCTACGGCCTGCAAGAACAGTGGTACGAGGCCGCCCGCTCCCGGGGTGTCGTGTTCCTGCATTACCAGCCCGGAGAACCGCCCCGGGTAACGCCCCTTGCCGCCGGCACGGGGCCCGAGGACAAGTTACTGGTCCGCGCTTACGACGCCATCCTGGAAGAAGAAGTGACGATTGAGGCCGACCTGCTGGTGCTGGCCACCGGTATGGAACCCCCGGCGGAAAATAGACGCCTGGTGGCTTTATTCCGGGTTCCCCTGGACGAACGGGGTTTCTTCGCTACCAGTCATCCCAAATTAAAACCCGTCGAGACGCCCGTACCCGGCATCTACACCTGCGGCCTGGCGGCAGGCCCCGGAAACCTGGAAGAAGCCCTGGCTTCAGCCCAGGCCGCCGCCGGCAAGGCAGCAGCCGACCTGGCCCGGGAGCGCTACGAACTCCACCGGCAGGTAGCCCGGGTAGAAGGCGCCTGCGCCGCCTGCCTTACCTGCGTGCGGGTTTGCCCCCATGGTGCCCCTGCCATCAAGGATCACCGTTCCCATATCGACCCCCTCCTCTGCCAGGGCTGCGGCGCCTGCGTAGCCGCCTGCCCGGCCCGGGCCATTACGTTGACCGGTTATAGCCCCACAGAAATAGAAGCGGAACTCCAGGCCCTCTCACCGGAAGCAGGAAAAGTTCAATCCACTGTTATCTTCACCTGCAGTTACTGCGCTTACGCCAACAGTGAAAACGTCGGGAGCACATCCTGCCCGGATGACGTTTCCATATTGCAGGTGCCATGTTTGAGCCGGGTAGGTACCCTGGAAGTCCTCAGGGCTATCGAAGCCGGCGCCCGCCAAATTGTATTGACTGGCTGCGTTGCAGGCCAGTGTCACTTCCGTCCCGCCAGGGCTTTCGGCAGCCAGGGTCCCGGCCCGGATCCCATGCTCTGCCAGGAACAGGCCTGGCGTCGCGCCAGGAAGATACTGGGCGAACTCGGATTTGACGAAGACACGGTAAAGGTTTTACGCCTCCCTCCCCCGACCCCCGGCCGGGGCCAACCGCTAATTTAG
- a CDS encoding ribonucleoside triphosphate reductase codes for MIPKKIIKRDGRVVDFDEERIINAIYKAAQAVGGQDRRQASQLANQVTALLAEKFVDRLPTVEDVQDLVEKVLIENGHARTAKAYILYRQQHAEWRDFRHLLVNVQEMVQGYLDGQDWRINENSNMNYSLQGLNNHIIAAVSSRYWLEKVYPPAIREAHERGDIHIHDLGLLAPYCCGWDLADLLESGFAGVGQKVESAPPRHFRTALGQIANFFYTLQGEAAGAQAFSSFDTYLAPFIRYDGLDYREVKQALQEFIFNLNVPTRVGFQTPFVNLTMDVVVPQVLAGEPVIIGGERRKECYGDFQQEMDWLNIAFCEVMMEGDARGRIFTFPIPTYNITPDFPWESPVADRIMAMTAKYGIPYFANFINSDLKPEDVRSMCCRLRLDNRELKKRGGGLFGANPLTGSIGVVTINLPRLGYVSSSKEEFFTSLKAKMDLAKESLLLKRNILEKLTEQGLYPYSRFYLRQVKERFGRYWENHFNTIGIVGMHEALLNFMKKGIETRDGRGLALEILDFMRSVLATYQAETGQLFNLEATPAEGTSYRLARLDRRLYPDIITSGTNEPYYTNSTHLPVGYTDDVFTALEHQDELQLKYTGGTVFHAYLGERVTDTVTCRRFLQTVMHNFRLPYFTITPTFSICPEHGYLSGEHWTCPACGRETEVWSRIVGYYRPVKNWNKGKQEEFRERRGFRPVSCGDEQTRQAAV; via the coding sequence ATGATACCGAAGAAAATCATCAAGCGCGACGGCCGGGTAGTGGACTTTGACGAGGAAAGGATTATCAATGCTATTTACAAAGCGGCCCAGGCTGTCGGGGGCCAGGACCGGCGCCAGGCCAGCCAACTGGCCAACCAGGTGACGGCCCTTCTGGCGGAAAAATTTGTCGACAGGCTGCCTACCGTCGAAGACGTACAGGACCTGGTGGAAAAAGTATTGATTGAGAACGGCCATGCCCGGACGGCCAAGGCTTATATCCTTTACCGGCAACAACATGCGGAATGGCGGGATTTTCGCCACCTCCTGGTCAACGTGCAGGAAATGGTCCAGGGCTACCTTGACGGTCAGGACTGGCGGATTAATGAGAACAGCAACATGAATTATTCCCTCCAGGGCCTCAACAACCATATCATTGCCGCCGTCAGTTCCAGGTACTGGCTGGAAAAGGTCTACCCGCCGGCTATCCGCGAGGCCCATGAAAGGGGCGATATTCATATCCACGATCTAGGGTTGCTGGCGCCCTATTGCTGTGGCTGGGACCTGGCCGATTTACTGGAAAGCGGCTTTGCCGGCGTGGGGCAGAAGGTGGAAAGCGCGCCGCCCAGGCATTTCCGGACGGCCCTGGGGCAGATAGCCAATTTCTTTTATACCTTGCAGGGAGAAGCAGCTGGTGCCCAGGCCTTTTCCAGTTTCGATACTTACCTCGCTCCCTTTATCCGTTACGACGGCCTGGACTACCGGGAAGTCAAGCAGGCCCTGCAGGAGTTTATCTTTAATCTCAATGTGCCCACCAGGGTGGGTTTCCAGACGCCCTTTGTCAACCTGACCATGGATGTGGTCGTACCGCAGGTTTTAGCCGGCGAGCCGGTGATCATCGGCGGCGAGCGGCGTAAGGAATGCTACGGCGACTTCCAGCAAGAGATGGACTGGCTGAATATAGCCTTTTGCGAGGTGATGATGGAGGGGGACGCCCGGGGCCGCATTTTTACCTTCCCTATACCCACGTACAACATCACGCCTGATTTTCCCTGGGAAAGCCCGGTGGCAGACAGGATCATGGCCATGACGGCCAAATACGGCATCCCCTACTTTGCCAACTTTATCAACTCCGATTTAAAGCCCGAAGACGTACGCAGCATGTGCTGCCGCCTGCGCCTGGATAACCGGGAACTGAAGAAACGCGGCGGCGGTCTTTTCGGCGCCAATCCCCTTACGGGCTCTATCGGCGTAGTAACCATTAATTTGCCCAGGCTGGGTTACGTGAGTTCATCGAAAGAAGAGTTCTTCACCAGTTTAAAAGCGAAAATGGACCTGGCCAAAGAGAGCCTGCTCCTCAAGCGCAACATCCTGGAGAAGCTGACGGAGCAGGGGCTTTATCCTTACTCCCGATTCTACCTGCGGCAGGTTAAGGAGCGTTTCGGTAGGTACTGGGAGAACCATTTTAATACCATTGGTATCGTGGGCATGCACGAGGCCCTCTTGAACTTCATGAAGAAAGGTATCGAGACCCGCGATGGGAGGGGCCTGGCTTTAGAAATCCTGGACTTTATGCGTTCTGTCCTGGCCACCTACCAGGCGGAAACCGGCCAGCTCTTCAATCTGGAGGCCACCCCGGCGGAAGGTACCTCTTACCGCCTGGCCCGACTGGACAGGCGTCTTTATCCTGATATTATCACCTCCGGGACAAACGAACCGTATTACACCAATTCCACCCATTTGCCGGTCGGCTACACTGACGATGTGTTTACCGCCTTGGAGCACCAGGACGAGTTGCAACTAAAATATACCGGGGGTACGGTCTTTCACGCCTACCTGGGGGAAAGGGTGACGGATACGGTAACCTGCCGACGTTTTCTGCAGACAGTGATGCATAATTTCCGCCTGCCCTATTTCACTATTACGCCTACCTTCAGCATCTGCCCCGAGCACGGGTATCTTTCCGGCGAGCACTGGACATGCCCGGCCTGCGGCCGGGAAACAGAGGTCTGGAGCCGGATCGTCGGCTATTACCGGCCGGTGAAGAACTGGAATAAAGGCAAGCAGGAGGAGTTCCGGGAACGGCGGGGCTTCCGTCCTGTCTCCTGCGGCGACGAACAAACACGCCAGGCGGCAGTTTAG
- a CDS encoding uroporphyrinogen decarboxylase family protein, with product MNKRCGGKDMRLIDLVNQSGRHLVFFIGSFPGAAMKGVTLKEVYFSASLQAETACYLAERFQIDFIRPVTDLVVEAEAMGLKARYPDNGAPVLVEHPITGPEALANLNLPEPGRDGRLPINLEAIRLIKQRTDKPVIGSLTGPFTLAGALCDPAGVAMKTITDPEFLHALLAFCTRALKRYGEALLAAGADILWISEPLGSLLSPAQFWQFSGRYIQEIFAAFPAMDILHICGDTSYMIKEMLATGAQGLSLDSRVSLPVLATQMPEDVVLIGNIDPVGVMLEGSPQQVVKATANLLTAMLPFNNFIVSTGCTLPFEVPAANISAFVETARNFPRLSPSQARLLLSLRRALLEGDSEGVTTLTKKGLQLEVDAITILEGGLIQGINRAGELYQQQKVFIPELLLISQAMYAGLEVIRPVLVQKRHGTRGEIVLGTVQGDLHDIGKNLVGLMLTANDYEVIDLGKDVAPEQFVEAVRACRPQVVGLSALTTTTMKSMEKTVRALKQGGQGEQVKVIVGGAPITPEFARRIGADAYAPDAAAAVTEVANLIDKVKEHQDGQSTTGVF from the coding sequence TTGAATAAACGGTGTGGGGGTAAAGACATGCGGCTCATTGACCTGGTGAATCAATCCGGGCGGCATCTGGTATTTTTCATTGGCAGTTTTCCTGGTGCAGCCATGAAAGGCGTTACATTGAAAGAAGTATACTTTTCCGCTTCTCTCCAGGCAGAAACGGCCTGCTACCTGGCGGAACGTTTCCAGATCGATTTTATCCGTCCGGTTACTGACCTGGTGGTAGAGGCTGAGGCTATGGGCTTAAAGGCGCGTTATCCAGATAATGGCGCCCCGGTGCTGGTAGAGCATCCAATAACTGGACCAGAGGCGCTGGCCAACTTAAACTTACCGGAACCCGGCCGTGACGGCCGTCTCCCGATAAATCTTGAAGCCATTCGCTTGATAAAGCAGCGGACCGACAAACCGGTGATAGGTTCCTTGACAGGCCCTTTTACTTTAGCTGGTGCCCTCTGCGATCCGGCTGGCGTGGCCATGAAAACAATTACTGACCCCGAGTTTCTGCATGCTCTCCTGGCCTTTTGTACCCGGGCTTTGAAACGATACGGGGAAGCCCTGCTGGCAGCGGGGGCGGATATCCTCTGGATTTCTGAACCCCTGGGCTCTTTGCTGTCACCAGCACAGTTCTGGCAGTTTTCCGGCCGGTATATCCAGGAGATTTTTGCGGCTTTCCCGGCCATGGATATACTCCATATCTGTGGCGATACCAGTTACATGATTAAAGAAATGCTGGCCACAGGCGCCCAGGGTTTGAGCCTGGACAGCAGGGTTAGTTTACCTGTCCTGGCAACCCAAATGCCGGAGGATGTAGTTCTAATCGGTAATATCGATCCCGTCGGGGTGATGCTGGAAGGGTCACCCCAGCAGGTAGTAAAAGCTACTGCTAACCTGCTAACGGCTATGCTGCCGTTCAACAACTTTATTGTGAGTACGGGATGCACTTTGCCCTTTGAAGTCCCGGCAGCGAATATTAGTGCTTTTGTGGAAACAGCCAGGAACTTTCCCCGTTTATCTCCCTCCCAGGCCCGGTTGTTGCTTTCTTTACGACGAGCTTTGCTTGAAGGCGATAGTGAAGGAGTAACAACGCTGACCAAGAAAGGGTTGCAACTGGAGGTGGATGCAATTACCATTCTCGAGGGAGGCCTGATCCAGGGAATAAACCGGGCCGGGGAATTATACCAGCAACAGAAAGTATTTATCCCTGAGCTCTTGTTGATTAGCCAGGCCATGTACGCCGGCCTGGAGGTTATCAGGCCGGTACTGGTGCAAAAGCGGCATGGCACCCGGGGCGAGATTGTGCTGGGAACTGTTCAGGGAGACCTGCACGATATTGGTAAAAATCTGGTTGGTTTGATGTTAACAGCTAATGATTATGAGGTTATCGACCTGGGTAAAGATGTAGCCCCGGAGCAGTTTGTTGAAGCTGTACGGGCATGCCGGCCCCAGGTAGTGGGTCTGTCGGCTTTGACCACCACAACCATGAAGTCCATGGAAAAGACCGTGCGGGCGTTAAAACAAGGGGGTCAAGGGGAGCAAGTTAAAGTTATAGTGGGAGGAGCCCCCATTACCCCCGAGTTTGCCCGGCGGATTGGCGCTGATGCCTATGCTCCCGATGCTGCGGCGGCGGTTACTGAGGTGGCTAATTTAATAGATAAGGTGAAGGAGCATCAAGATGGCCAATCAACCACTGGCGTATTTTGA
- a CDS encoding (Fe-S)-binding protein — protein sequence MPFSPAIEESLFPPLYQNLHEKITGALGEATLRSCLTCGVCSGGCPTGDIGAPVDPRKIVRLLLWGMEDKVLASDMIWLCTMCGRCTVYCPVGVNMGDLVRALRSHLAEEGRVPENLQKVVDLAVTSGNNMGISREDYLDTLDWMQEELQAEFGPRAEIPVDKKGARVMYVINPREAKFFPLSILAAAKVFYAASESWTLSSRSWDATNYALFSGDDKAGAILVQRLADEVERLGCQELIMTECGHAFRAIRWGPERWLGHKLPFPVRSIVQLMAEYLDAGRIRLDPSRNSEPVTYHDPCNLGRKEGIFEEPRRVLQAAVTDFREMTPSRENNYCCGGGGGMLSLSEFGQERLAKGKVKIEQIQRTGAGIVATPCHNCVDQLNDLCRHYHLNVKVKNLVELVADALVIAGKE from the coding sequence ATGCCTTTTTCACCCGCCATTGAAGAGAGTCTTTTTCCACCCCTTTATCAAAATTTACATGAAAAAATAACCGGTGCCCTGGGAGAAGCTACCCTACGATCTTGCCTTACCTGCGGCGTCTGCAGCGGCGGCTGTCCCACCGGCGATATAGGCGCACCTGTTGATCCCCGTAAAATCGTCCGCCTGCTCCTATGGGGGATGGAGGACAAAGTCCTGGCATCGGACATGATCTGGCTCTGCACCATGTGTGGCCGCTGTACGGTTTACTGCCCGGTAGGTGTGAATATGGGCGACCTGGTCCGGGCCCTGCGCAGCCACCTGGCGGAGGAAGGCCGGGTCCCCGAAAATTTACAAAAAGTTGTTGATCTAGCAGTTACTTCTGGTAATAATATGGGGATCAGCCGGGAGGATTATCTCGATACCCTGGACTGGATGCAAGAAGAACTCCAGGCTGAGTTCGGCCCCCGGGCGGAAATACCGGTAGATAAAAAAGGCGCCAGGGTAATGTACGTTATCAACCCGCGGGAAGCAAAGTTTTTCCCTCTATCCATCCTGGCGGCCGCCAAGGTGTTTTATGCCGCCAGCGAGAGCTGGACCCTCTCCAGCCGCTCCTGGGACGCGACCAACTACGCCCTTTTCTCCGGGGACGACAAAGCCGGCGCTATCCTGGTGCAGCGCCTGGCGGATGAGGTGGAGCGCCTGGGCTGCCAGGAGTTGATCATGACCGAGTGCGGCCATGCCTTCCGCGCCATCCGCTGGGGGCCCGAACGCTGGCTGGGGCATAAACTCCCCTTCCCCGTACGCAGTATTGTCCAGCTAATGGCCGAATACCTGGATGCAGGCCGTATCCGCCTGGACCCCTCCCGCAACAGCGAGCCGGTAACCTATCATGACCCCTGCAATCTAGGCCGCAAGGAAGGTATCTTTGAAGAACCGCGGCGGGTACTGCAGGCAGCGGTCACCGATTTTCGCGAAATGACGCCGAGCCGTGAGAATAACTACTGCTGCGGCGGCGGTGGCGGCATGCTCTCTTTGAGCGAGTTCGGCCAGGAACGTCTGGCCAAAGGCAAGGTTAAAATAGAGCAAATTCAGCGCACCGGGGCCGGGATAGTGGCTACTCCCTGCCACAACTGTGTTGATCAATTAAATGACCTTTGCCGTCATTATCATCTCAATGTTAAAGTTAAGAACCTGGTCGAATTGGTAGCCGATGCCCTGGTAATCGCTGGTAAGGAGTGA
- a CDS encoding double-cubane-cluster-containing anaerobic reductase, whose amino-acid sequence MANQPLAYFDDLRERNVLEIKKLKDQGKKVVGTYCAFTPKELIIAAGAIPVSLCGTRQEPIPEAEKILPRNLCPLIKSSFGFAITGSCPYFYFADLLIAETTCDGKIKMYELLREYKPMHILNLPPTSLGEDAFAYWYNEILKAKERLEREFAVEITTAKLQEAIRLVNEECRALLEFHRLNRHDPAPLSGLDLLKVLWAKGFTPDIAAGTAVIRQVTLAVKEQMARGVSAAPPGSPRILLTGCPVGLGSEKVIKLVEAGGGVVVCLESCSGIKALEPLVDEEGDPLQAIAAKYLQVPCPCLTPNRGRLELLERLIKEYRVDGVIDLTWQACHTYNIESYSIKKLVQEKEGLPFLPIETDYSTSDLQQLKVRIDAFLEMIK is encoded by the coding sequence ATGGCCAATCAACCACTGGCGTATTTTGATGATTTGCGGGAAAGAAATGTCCTGGAAATCAAAAAGTTGAAAGACCAGGGGAAAAAGGTAGTTGGCACTTATTGTGCCTTTACCCCCAAGGAACTCATCATTGCCGCCGGTGCCATCCCAGTTTCCTTATGTGGTACCAGGCAAGAACCGATTCCCGAGGCTGAAAAAATCCTTCCCCGGAACCTCTGTCCGTTAATTAAATCCAGTTTTGGCTTTGCCATTACCGGGAGTTGTCCTTATTTTTATTTTGCCGACCTGCTTATTGCCGAAACCACCTGTGATGGCAAGATCAAGATGTACGAATTGCTCAGGGAATATAAACCCATGCATATTCTCAATTTACCGCCCACCTCGCTGGGCGAAGACGCCTTTGCCTACTGGTATAATGAAATACTTAAAGCCAAAGAACGGCTGGAAAGGGAATTTGCTGTTGAAATCACAACGGCAAAATTGCAGGAAGCCATTCGCCTGGTTAATGAAGAATGCCGGGCTTTGCTGGAATTTCATCGCTTAAACCGGCACGACCCAGCACCGTTATCGGGTTTGGATCTTTTGAAGGTGCTTTGGGCAAAGGGCTTTACTCCCGATATAGCCGCCGGTACGGCCGTGATTCGCCAGGTCACTCTGGCGGTAAAGGAACAGATGGCCAGGGGCGTGTCTGCGGCACCACCGGGCTCACCTCGAATACTCTTAACCGGTTGTCCGGTAGGCCTGGGTTCCGAGAAGGTGATTAAACTCGTGGAGGCCGGGGGCGGGGTGGTTGTTTGCCTGGAATCCTGCAGCGGCATTAAAGCCCTGGAGCCCCTTGTGGATGAGGAAGGCGATCCCTTGCAGGCAATTGCTGCCAAGTATTTGCAAGTACCCTGTCCCTGTTTAACCCCCAATCGGGGCCGTCTAGAATTGCTGGAACGTCTTATTAAAGAATACAGGGTCGATGGGGTAATCGATCTCACCTGGCAGGCCTGCCATACGTATAATATTGAGTCTTATAGCATTAAGAAATTGGTCCAGGAAAAAGAGGGACTGCCTTTTCTACCAATTGAGACTGACTATTCAACAAGTGACTTGCAGCAGCTCAAGGTCCGGATTGACGCTTTCCTGGAAATGATTAAATAG
- a CDS encoding MerR family transcriptional regulator, translating to MTEQMLYPISVVAELLGIQPGTLRVWERHKLIQPARKNGRRLYSNNDLKRLRFIKRLIDKGFNLNSLKHYLAFYPCWLLEDCPSCSHKTERIGCAKPCWKEEGTYCLISFEDPSLCSKCPYKKQEKK from the coding sequence ATGACCGAACAAATGCTGTACCCAATAAGCGTTGTGGCTGAGCTACTTGGCATCCAGCCGGGCACCCTGCGGGTTTGGGAGAGGCATAAGCTCATACAACCCGCCCGGAAGAACGGGCGGCGTCTATACTCCAATAATGACTTGAAGCGCTTGCGTTTTATTAAAAGGCTTATAGATAAGGGCTTTAATTTAAACTCTTTGAAACACTACCTGGCATTTTATCCTTGCTGGTTATTAGAAGACTGCCCGTCCTGTTCCCATAAAACTGAGCGTATAGGCTGTGCCAAGCCTTGCTGGAAGGAAGAAGGGACTTACTGCCTGATTTCCTTCGAAGACCCCTCCCTTTGCAGTAAATGTCCTTATAAAAAGCAAGAAAAGAAGTAG